In the Phaseolus vulgaris cultivar G19833 chromosome 7, P. vulgaris v2.0, whole genome shotgun sequence genome, one interval contains:
- the LOC137828539 gene encoding pathogenesis-related protein PR-4-like yields the protein MAKLTLFVLSMVCVLGLASAQSAVVESTYHLYQPEQHNWDLLAVSAYCATWDANQPFSWRSKYGWTAFCGPEGPQGEASCGKCLRVTNTRTGDEQMARIVDQCQNGGLDLDVSVFQRLDSDGNGNAQGHLIVHYEFVDCGD from the exons ATGGCAAAGCTTACCCTATTCGTGTTGTCGATGGTTTGTGTACTGGGCCTGGCCTCTGCGCAAAGTGCAGTTGTGGAGTCTACGTATCATTTATACCAACCTGAGCAGCATAACTGGGATTTGCTCGCAGTGAGTGCGTATTGCGCCACTTGGGATGCAAACCAGCCCTTCTCATGGCGGAGCAAATATGGATGGACAGCCTTCTGTGGACCTGAAGGGCCTCAAGGCGAAGCTTCTTGTGGCAAGTGCTTGAGG GTGACAAACACTCGAACAGGAGATGAGCAAATGGCTAGAATTGTGGATCAATGCCAAAACGGGGGTCTGGACTTGGACGTTAGTGTGTTCCAAAGACTTGACTCGGACGGAAATGGGAATGCTCAAGGCCATCTTATCGTCCACTATGAATTTGTGGACTGTGGTGACTAA